From Plectropomus leopardus isolate mb chromosome 17, YSFRI_Pleo_2.0, whole genome shotgun sequence, a single genomic window includes:
- the LOC121956655 gene encoding protein Tob2, with product MHLEVKVALNFIVSYLYNKLPRRRADLFGEELERILMSRFEGHWYPEAPLRGSAFRCIHLGAPRDPVVELAAKRSGLDTEEVRANVPAELSVWIDPYEVSYQIGEKGAVKVLYLEDPPGLGCDSERAEGVIREGKGDAETEEAKSLGFNPDAQVFVPIGSQASPALMPSLSSSPTPLSAQSCPGLFSYPSSSTPTDPAAHSSNTSTPSPPSGGLPYLSTQQPPSALPAARPQPITFTTASFAATKFGSTKMKKCSGAGSAASSAVVIPPAQRMLTRSPTTISAPELLKHKPLSLSLHSLGGPIGSQLSPNAKEFVYPGSPGPLYFDADTQPMQPHASPFQPPHTVNTHPSFDPSSSPPPAPNVGIIGSNGGISYMEKPPFVEGLGSYNLQYPSQSFQPVVLAN from the coding sequence ATGCATCTAGAAGTGAAGGTCGCCCTCAACTTCATCGTGTCCTACCTGTACAACAAGCTGCCTCGGCGTCGAGCCGATCTGTTCGGCGAGGAGCTGGAGAGGATACTGATGTCACGTTTTGAGGGTCACTGGTACCCTGAGGCCCCTCTGAGGGGCTCCGCCTTCCGCTGCATTCACCTGGGAGCGCCAAGGGACCCTGTGGTGGAGTTGGCCGCCAAGAGAAGCGGTCTGGACACGGAGGAAGTGCGTGCAAACGTTCCTGCAGAGCTCAGTGTGTGGATTGACCCTTACGAGGTATCCTACCAGATTGGAGAGAAGGGGGCAGTGAAGGTTCTCTACCTGGAGGATCCTCCTGGCCTCGGCTGTGACAGCGAGCGGGCTGAAGGGGTGATCAGAGAGGGGAAAGGGGATGCAGAGACGGAGGAGGCCAAGAGTTTGGGCTTTAACCCAGATGCTCAGGTGTTTGTGCCAATTGGAAGCCAAGCGTCTCCCGCCCTCATGCCGTCGCTCTCCAGCTCTCCCACACCGCTGTCTGCCCAGTCGTGCCCGGGCCTCTTCAGCTACCCCAGCTCCAGCACGCCCACCGACCCTGCCGCCCACTCCTCAAACACCTCCACCCCCTCTCCTCCCAGCGGCGGACTGCCCTACCTCTCCACTCAGCAGCCGCCCTCCGCTCTCCCCGCTGCCCGTCCTCAACCCATCACCTTCACCACCGCCAGCTTCGCCGCCACTAAATTCGGCTCGACCAAGATGAAGAAGTGCAGCGGGGCCGGGTCGGCAGCCAGCTCTGCAGTCGTCATACCGCCCGCTCAGAGGATGCTCACCCGCTCTCCCACCACCATCTCGGCTCCGGAGCTGCTCAAGCACAagcccctgtctctctccttgcACTCCCTCGGAGGTCCCATCGGCAGCCAGCTCTCCCCCAACGCCAAAGAGTTTGTCTACCCAGGATCCCCGGGCCCACTTTACTTTGATGCCGACACCCAGCCCATGCAGCCCCACGCCAGCCCGTTCCAGCCCCCCCACACCGTCAACACCCACCCGTCCTTTGACCCCtcctccagccccccccccgcCCCGAACGTGGGCATCATCGGCAGCAACGGAGGAATCTCCTACATGGAGAAGCCGCCGTTTGTTGAGGGTTTAGGAAGCTACAACCTGCAATATCCTAGCCAGTCCTTCCAGCCCGTCGTGCTGGCCAACTAA